The following coding sequences lie in one Zingiber officinale cultivar Zhangliang chromosome 2B, Zo_v1.1, whole genome shotgun sequence genomic window:
- the LOC122046875 gene encoding transmembrane protein 45B-like has product MGSFKGHVLPGSLFLVVGLWHVWSSVVRYVSQPVDSFRVRAWSPMGHGKARHLELYFIAGGAFLDMCVELLYSTHLRWFVGPERILNPSHMNDFEHGGMLLMFFLYGAISLLSEKKMLPHLPEGTLCLLGATAFSSEYVLFYFHSTTHMGLEGYYHLLLVILIIISIASGIACALYPTSFAMDLANAISITLQGLWFYQTAFVLYGPMIPKGCHLEENDIVCHSHESEIRGELLANFQFFMLVFLVFIFVLGAYVVAASKYGNQDPRTLQTGGETENLAWNSSGQPRIGSSLVEVVAN; this is encoded by the exons ATGGGATCCTTCAAGGGTCACGTGCTTCCTGGCAGCCTCTTCCTGGTGGTGGGCCTTTGGCACGTCTGGAGCTCCGTGGTGCGTTACGTGTCGCAGCCGGTGGACTCGTTCCGGGTGCGCGCCTGGAGCCCGATGGGCCACGGGAAGGCCCGCCACCTAGAGCTCTACTTCATCGCCGGCGGAGCCTTCCTCGACATGTGCGTCGAGCTTCTCTACTCCACCCATCTACGCTGGTTCGTTGGTCCGGAACGAATCCTCAACCCGAGCCACATGAACGACTTTGAGCACGGCGGCATGCTCCTCATGTTCTTCCTCTACGGCGCTATCTCACTTCTCTCCGAGAAGAAAAT GTTGCCACATTTACCAGAGGGTACGTTGTGCTTGTTAGGTGCCACTGCCTTTAGCTCAGAGTACGTGCTGTTCTACTTCCACTCAACCACACATATGGGGTTGGAGGGCTACTACCACCTCCTCCTAGTCATCCTAATTATTATCTCCATTGCTTCTGGAATTGCTTGTGCGCTCTACCCCACCAGTTTTGCAATGGACTTAGCAAATGCAATCTCAATCACTCTCCAGGGCTTGTGGTTCTACCAGACTGCATTTGTTCTTTATGGTCCAATGATACCGAAGGGCTGTCACCTTGAAGAAAATGACATAGTGTGCCACTCTCATGAAAGCGAGATCCGAGGAGAATTGCTTGCAAATTTCCAATTCTTTATGCTTGTTTTCCTTGTgttcatctttgttcttggaGCATATGTAGTGGCTGCATCAAAGTATGGGAACCAGGATCCTAGGACATTGCAAACTGGTGGGGAGACTGAAAACCTTGCCTGGAATTCAAGTGGTCAACCACGCATTGGATCTTCCCTAGTGGAGGTTGTTGCCAACTGA